One part of the Deltaproteobacteria bacterium genome encodes these proteins:
- the thrH gene encoding bifunctional phosphoserine phosphatase/homoserine phosphotransferase ThrH translates to MIVACLDLEGVLVPEIWINVAERTGIAELRRTTRDEPDYDKLMRARLEILDRHALGLREIQDVIETLEPLPGALEFLDHLRELHQVLILSDTFYQFAKPLMRKLGYPTLFAHDLVVESSGRIAGYRLRMPDQKRHSVEHLRALAFHVIAAGDSYNDTAMLAAAHAGILFRPPANVIAEFPQFPVTNEYAELEREFEAAARHIATPAT, encoded by the coding sequence TTGATCGTCGCGTGTCTCGACCTCGAGGGCGTGCTGGTGCCCGAAATCTGGATCAACGTCGCCGAGCGCACCGGCATCGCCGAGCTGCGCCGCACCACGCGCGACGAGCCCGACTACGACAAGCTGATGCGGGCCAGGCTCGAGATCCTCGACCGGCACGCGCTGGGCTTGCGCGAGATCCAGGACGTGATCGAGACGCTCGAGCCGCTTCCCGGCGCGCTCGAGTTCCTCGATCACCTGCGCGAGCTCCATCAGGTGCTGATCCTGTCCGACACGTTCTACCAGTTCGCGAAGCCACTGATGCGCAAGCTCGGCTACCCGACCCTCTTCGCGCACGACCTGGTCGTGGAGAGCTCCGGCCGCATCGCCGGCTACCGGCTGCGCATGCCCGACCAGAAGCGGCACAGCGTCGAGCACCTGCGCGCGCTCGCATTCCACGTGATCGCCGCCGGCGACAGCTACAACGACACGGCCATGCTCGCGGCCGCGCACGCGGGCATCCTGTTCCGGCCGCCGGCGAACGTGATCGCGGAGTTCCCGCAGTTCCCGGTCACGAACGAGTACGCCGAGCTCGAACGCGAGTTCGAAGCGGCAGCTCGTCACATTGCGACGCCCGCGACCTAG
- a CDS encoding amidohydrolase family protein produces the protein MAGKTGEPEVVDLREAFVLPGLIDAHVHLTFEHDADARMRRVSEDEAAAALRGSVYARRTLEAGITTVRDLGGGAAVFALRDAIAQGRIPGPRMLVAGHAITPTGGHGDRTNGYREDLFDEPGAYLGVADGPYEVRKAVRAQVKRGADLIKLTATGGVLSNTSAGTELQFMDDELAEIVSTAHMLGRRVAAHAHGTNGVNAALRAGVDSIEHGTFLDAASVELFKKSGAWYVPTVIAGVSVGERAKIPGFYPPAVAEKARRVGPQVQDALRRAHAGGVRIAFGTDAGVFPHGENARELGYMVQAGLLPMDALRAATVGSATLLGIESDAGTLEVGKQADLIATRRNALVDVGELSRVIFVMRGGSIYKRE, from the coding sequence ATGGCCGGAAAGACCGGCGAGCCCGAGGTCGTCGATCTGCGCGAGGCGTTCGTGCTGCCGGGGCTGATCGACGCGCACGTGCACCTGACGTTCGAGCACGACGCCGACGCCCGGATGCGGCGCGTGAGCGAGGACGAGGCCGCGGCCGCGCTGCGCGGATCGGTGTACGCGCGCCGGACCCTCGAGGCGGGAATCACCACCGTGCGCGACCTCGGCGGCGGGGCTGCGGTCTTCGCGCTCCGCGACGCGATCGCGCAGGGACGGATTCCCGGGCCGCGAATGCTCGTCGCAGGCCACGCGATCACGCCCACCGGCGGACACGGCGACCGCACGAACGGCTACCGCGAGGACCTCTTCGACGAGCCCGGTGCGTATCTGGGCGTGGCGGACGGTCCCTACGAGGTTCGCAAGGCCGTGCGCGCGCAGGTGAAGCGCGGCGCCGACCTGATCAAGCTCACGGCGACCGGCGGCGTGCTCTCCAACACCAGCGCGGGCACGGAGCTGCAGTTCATGGACGACGAGCTCGCGGAGATCGTGAGCACGGCGCACATGCTCGGCCGAAGGGTCGCGGCGCACGCCCACGGGACGAACGGGGTGAACGCCGCCCTCCGAGCCGGAGTCGATTCGATCGAGCACGGCACGTTCCTCGATGCCGCCTCGGTCGAGCTGTTCAAGAAGAGCGGCGCCTGGTACGTGCCGACCGTGATCGCGGGCGTGTCCGTCGGCGAGCGCGCAAAGATCCCCGGCTTCTATCCCCCGGCGGTCGCCGAGAAGGCGCGTCGGGTCGGCCCGCAGGTACAGGATGCGCTGCGCCGGGCGCACGCCGGCGGGGTGCGGATCGCGTTCGGAACCGATGCGGGCGTGTTCCCGCACGGCGAGAACGCGCGCGAGCTCGGCTACATGGTCCAGGCGGGTCTCTTGCCGATGGACGCGCTGCGCGCGGCCACGGTCGGGTCCGCTACGCTGCTCGGCATCGAGTCGGACGCCGGAACGCTCGAGGTGGGAAAGCAGGCGGACTTGATCGCGACGCGCCGCAACGCGCTGGTCGACGTCGGCGAGCTCTCGCGCGTGATCTTCGTGATGCGCGGCGGCAGCATCTACAAGCGCGAGTAG
- a CDS encoding AMP-binding protein produces MNDPDGHTTLRAEEAAAHGMTIAVAAREAPQRMAILSDSGSLTFGELNARANQLVRALSRRGVAKGDAIALLCSNRPEFAVAYAAALRGGLRLTCINWHLQRDEIAYIVDNCEARAFLADARFADAAAEVARESHRASERLAIAGPIEGFESFEAALDAESAADVDSPSLGGTMLYTSGTTGRPKGVYRRQAPPASRLAQSIAQVSKYQPDGDRMLCTGPLYHAAPLAFNLAAPLAASIGTVLMDRWDAAEALRLIEKHRITHTHMVATMFHRLLALPDDVKARHDLSSLRVLLHGAAPTPVHVKKSLIDWLGPIVYEYYAATEGGGTFITSEEWLSRPGSVGRPVEEGNLSVRDDEGRPLPTDSVGTIWFRAPPVGRFEYFGDEKKTQSSYDGDWFTMRDMGYQDGAGYVFLTGRTSELIISGGVNIYPAEIDAVLLMHPAVADAAAVGVPNEEFGEEVRAVVQLAPGSAASEALARELMEHCRERLAHFKCPRGVDFDPALPRSEAGKVQRRVIRERYWQGLGRQI; encoded by the coding sequence ATGAACGATCCGGACGGGCACACGACGCTTCGCGCGGAGGAGGCCGCCGCGCACGGAATGACGATCGCGGTCGCGGCGCGCGAGGCGCCGCAGCGCATGGCGATCCTCTCGGATTCGGGGTCGCTCACGTTCGGCGAGCTGAACGCGCGCGCGAATCAGCTGGTGCGCGCGCTGTCGCGGCGTGGCGTGGCCAAGGGCGACGCGATCGCGCTGCTCTGCTCGAACCGCCCCGAGTTCGCGGTCGCGTACGCCGCGGCGCTGCGCGGCGGGCTGCGACTCACTTGCATCAACTGGCACCTGCAGCGCGACGAGATCGCCTACATCGTCGACAACTGCGAGGCGCGCGCGTTCCTGGCCGACGCGCGCTTCGCCGACGCGGCCGCCGAGGTCGCGCGCGAGTCGCACAGGGCCTCCGAAAGACTCGCGATCGCCGGCCCGATCGAGGGCTTCGAGAGCTTCGAGGCGGCGCTCGACGCGGAGAGCGCGGCCGACGTCGATTCCCCGTCGCTGGGCGGGACCATGCTCTACACCTCGGGCACCACCGGGCGACCCAAAGGTGTGTACCGTCGGCAGGCGCCGCCCGCGAGCCGCCTGGCCCAATCGATCGCTCAGGTCTCGAAGTACCAGCCCGATGGCGACCGGATGCTGTGTACCGGGCCGCTGTATCACGCCGCGCCGCTCGCGTTCAATCTCGCCGCGCCGCTCGCGGCGAGCATCGGCACGGTGCTGATGGACCGCTGGGATGCGGCCGAGGCGCTGCGGCTGATCGAGAAGCACCGCATCACCCACACGCACATGGTCGCGACCATGTTCCACCGGCTGCTCGCGCTTCCCGACGACGTGAAGGCCAGGCATGACCTGTCCTCGCTGCGCGTGCTCCTGCACGGCGCCGCGCCCACGCCGGTGCACGTGAAGAAGTCGCTGATCGACTGGCTCGGGCCGATCGTCTACGAGTACTACGCGGCCACCGAGGGCGGAGGCACGTTCATCACCAGCGAGGAGTGGCTCTCGCGGCCGGGCTCCGTGGGCCGGCCGGTCGAGGAGGGCAACCTGTCGGTCCGCGACGACGAGGGCCGCCCGCTCCCGACCGACAGCGTCGGCACGATCTGGTTTCGCGCGCCTCCGGTCGGCCGCTTCGAGTATTTCGGGGACGAGAAGAAGACGCAGTCGAGCTACGACGGCGACTGGTTCACGATGCGCGACATGGGCTACCAGGACGGGGCCGGCTACGTGTTCCTCACCGGCCGCACCTCGGAGCTGATCATCTCGGGCGGAGTGAACATCTATCCGGCCGAGATCGACGCCGTGCTGCTCATGCACCCGGCGGTGGCCGACGCGGCCGCGGTGGGGGTCCCGAACGAGGAGTTCGGCGAGGAGGTCCGCGCGGTGGTGCAGCTCGCGCCCGGCTCGGCCGCGAGCGAGGCGCTCGCGCGCGAGCTGATGGAGCACTGTCGGGAGCGACTTGCCCACTTCAAGTGCCCGCGCGGTGTCGACTTCGATCCGGCGCTGCCGCGCTCCGAGGCGGGAAAGGTGCAGCGCCGCGTGATCCGGGAGCGTTACTGGCAGGGGCTGGGAAGGCAGATCTGA
- a CDS encoding PEP-CTERM sorting domain-containing protein — protein sequence MGGLHKLVLSVLVAVSTLLALPVSAFAFSDDFEDGNTEGWLQTIVAGGVGSCGVESHNGSQMGFCKQIGSGQQALSIDFTYSPAEILSFDMHAQSIPECSTGLCAHARSGIAVSFLTGLNIPLGTVGLYQVTDLSWLPANSYAIDDVQHNYNGTFASFASLAGLDPANSAIAKLSIRFQATASTSFFGSQSLANVWFDNVNVPEPDTSALVLAGLAVIAVAARRPRSVS from the coding sequence ATGGGTGGTCTGCACAAGCTGGTGTTGAGTGTCCTGGTCGCGGTTTCGACGCTGCTCGCACTGCCGGTTTCAGCGTTCGCGTTCAGCGACGATTTCGAGGATGGGAATACCGAAGGATGGCTCCAGACGATTGTCGCGGGTGGGGTCGGCTCCTGTGGAGTCGAATCTCACAACGGCAGCCAGATGGGGTTCTGCAAACAGATCGGTTCCGGGCAGCAGGCGCTGTCGATCGACTTCACCTACTCGCCTGCTGAAATCCTGTCCTTCGATATGCATGCACAGTCCATCCCTGAATGCAGCACTGGATTGTGTGCACATGCTCGGAGCGGTATCGCGGTGTCGTTCCTCACCGGGCTCAACATTCCGCTCGGCACCGTAGGGCTGTACCAAGTGACAGATTTGTCCTGGCTCCCGGCGAACAGCTATGCCATCGATGACGTGCAACACAATTACAACGGCACGTTCGCCTCGTTCGCGTCGCTGGCAGGCCTTGATCCGGCAAATAGCGCCATCGCCAAGCTGAGTATCAGATTTCAGGCCACAGCTTCGACCAGCTTTTTCGGCAGTCAGTCGCTGGCCAACGTTTGGTTCGACAACGTGAATGTTCCGGAGCCCGACACCAGCGCCCTGGTGCTGGCCGGCCTAGCGGTCATTGCGGTAGCCGCGCGAAGGCCTCGTTCGGTGTCTTGA
- a CDS encoding sorbosone dehydrogenase family protein produces MRRVLIVLGVAIAAAFVACRAFWPERLAVNAPVIVLLMGAKPPPKSELESRLKVPDGFSVGLFAEGIPDARELHFSPTGDLLVSSPREGAVFLLEPDADGDGRADGSRALMTGLESPQGLEIIGDWLYVAENGAVKRVRFDPRARATEGSIETVLPDLPPGGNHWGKYIRRGPDGWIYLTIGSDCNVCIEVDPRRATIGRFKDGASDYEIYATGLRNSVGFDWRPADGAMYATDNGRDLLGDDFPPCELNRIEPGRFYGWPFVNGMGVPDPDFGAKGGAKTAEATSPAHGFGAHTAPLGMRFYRGNAFPARYRGQAFVALHGSWNRTAKSGYKVVLLEWSADGREIVESDFLTGFELDENVIGRPVDVQDGPDGALYVSDDFAGAVYRVVYTGAGRAQSR; encoded by the coding sequence ATGCGCCGAGTGCTGATCGTGCTTGGAGTCGCAATCGCGGCGGCGTTCGTGGCCTGCCGGGCGTTCTGGCCCGAACGCCTGGCCGTGAACGCGCCGGTCATCGTTTTGCTGATGGGCGCGAAGCCGCCGCCGAAGTCGGAGCTCGAGTCGCGCCTGAAGGTCCCCGACGGCTTCAGCGTCGGCCTCTTCGCAGAGGGCATCCCCGACGCGCGCGAGCTGCACTTCAGCCCGACGGGCGACCTGCTGGTGAGCTCGCCGCGCGAGGGCGCGGTGTTCCTGCTCGAGCCCGACGCGGACGGCGATGGCCGCGCCGATGGATCGCGCGCGCTGATGACCGGTCTCGAGAGTCCGCAAGGCCTCGAGATCATCGGCGACTGGCTCTACGTCGCCGAGAACGGCGCCGTGAAGCGCGTGCGTTTCGACCCCCGCGCGCGCGCCACCGAGGGATCGATCGAGACCGTGCTGCCGGACCTTCCGCCGGGGGGCAATCACTGGGGCAAGTACATCCGCAGGGGTCCGGACGGTTGGATCTATCTGACGATCGGGTCGGACTGCAACGTGTGCATCGAGGTCGATCCCCGCCGCGCGACCATCGGCCGCTTCAAGGACGGCGCGTCCGACTACGAAATCTACGCCACGGGCCTGCGCAACTCGGTCGGCTTCGACTGGCGCCCGGCCGACGGTGCCATGTACGCCACCGACAACGGCCGCGACCTGCTCGGCGACGATTTTCCGCCCTGTGAGCTGAACCGGATCGAGCCGGGCCGCTTCTACGGCTGGCCGTTCGTGAATGGGATGGGCGTGCCCGATCCGGACTTCGGCGCGAAGGGCGGAGCAAAGACCGCGGAGGCGACGTCGCCGGCGCACGGCTTCGGCGCTCACACCGCTCCGCTCGGCATGCGCTTCTACCGCGGGAACGCGTTCCCGGCGCGCTACCGCGGCCAGGCGTTCGTGGCGCTGCACGGCTCGTGGAATCGGACCGCGAAGAGCGGCTACAAGGTGGTGCTGCTCGAGTGGTCCGCGGATGGCCGCGAGATCGTCGAGTCGGACTTCCTCACCGGGTTCGAGCTCGACGAGAACGTGATCGGCCGGCCCGTCGACGTGCAGGACGGTCCCGACGGCGCGCTCTACGTCTCGGACGACTTCGCCGGCGCCGTGTACCGCGTGGTCTACACCGGAGCAGGTCGGGCGCAGAGTCGCTGA
- a CDS encoding Zn-ribbon domain-containing OB-fold protein, whose amino-acid sequence MHAVERALAGAPMSERFFPDGMPQPLADAISLPFWQAAAEHRLVAQRCTGCGHMRLPPAPICPACRSTASDWKTLSGRGEVYTYTIVHRPLAAGQRLPFAIAVIALEGAGGVRMISNLVQVEPEDVAIGMSVEVIFEDMSLDLALPRFRPSRR is encoded by the coding sequence ATGCACGCCGTCGAGCGCGCTCTTGCTGGGGCGCCGATGAGCGAGCGCTTCTTCCCCGACGGAATGCCGCAGCCGCTCGCGGACGCGATCTCGCTGCCGTTCTGGCAGGCGGCGGCCGAGCATCGCCTCGTCGCGCAGCGCTGCACCGGCTGCGGCCACATGCGTCTCCCGCCCGCGCCGATCTGCCCCGCGTGCCGCTCGACGGCGTCAGACTGGAAGACGCTCTCGGGACGCGGCGAGGTCTACACCTACACGATCGTGCACCGCCCGCTCGCCGCGGGCCAGCGTCTCCCCTTCGCGATCGCCGTGATCGCGCTCGAAGGGGCGGGCGGCGTTCGGATGATCTCGAACCTGGTCCAGGTGGAGCCCGAGGACGTCGCCATTGGCATGTCCGTAGAGGTGATCTTCGAGGACATGAGCCTCGACCTCGCGCTGCCCCGTTTCCGCCCTTCGCGCCGGTAG